A single genomic interval of Methyloceanibacter caenitepidi harbors:
- a CDS encoding GIY-YIG nuclease family protein — protein sequence MLASRIGGTLYVGVTNDLIRRIHEHRTKAVEGFTKRYGVARLVYFEQFDDITVAIEREKRLKKWRRAWKVKLIKEHNPNWDDLYASITSA from the coding sequence ATGCTCGCGAGCCGCATCGGCGGCACGCTCTACGTTGGTGTGACCAACGATCTCATCCGGCGTATTCACGAACACAGAACCAAAGCTGTTGAAGGCTTCACCAAGCGATACGGCGTTGCGCGACTCGTCTACTTTGAACAGTTCGACGACATCACGGTCGCGATCGAACGCGAAAAGCGGCTCAAGAAATGGAGACGCGCGTGGAAGGTCAAGCTCATTAAGGAGCATAATCCCAACTGGGACGACCTCTACGCATCGATCACAAGCGCCTGA
- the uvrA gene encoding excinuclease ABC subunit UvrA has translation MTAKSISIRGAREHNLENVSLDLPREKLVVITGLSGSGKSSLAFDTIYAEGQRRYVESLSAYARQFLDMMQKPDVDHIEGLSPAISIEQKTTSKNPRSTVGTVTEIYDYMRLLWARVGIPYSPATGLPIESQTVSQMVDRVLALPEGTRLYLLAPIARGRKGEYRKELAELQKKGFQRVKIDNAFHEISEAPKLDKKLKHDIDVVVDRVVVRSDMSARLADSLETALSLSDGIAIAEFADERGPGEDKRIIFSAKFACPVSGFTIEEIEPRLFSFNNPYGACPECDGLGTELFFEPDLVVPDDSLSLNRGAIAPWTRTSATSPYYQQTLEAVAKHYKQPMTKPWKDLPEDFREIVLYGSIDEVAFTYDDGVRRYTTEKPFEGVITNIERRWRETESNWVREELERYQSDQPCEACLGYRLKPQALAVKIAGLHIGEVSDFSIREAKEWFDALPGELTDKQNEIAERILKEIRERLKFLDDVGLEYLTLARASGTLSGGESQRIRLASQIGSGLTGVLYVLDEPSIGLHQRDNARLLDTLKHLRDLGNSVIVVEHDEDAILESDHVVDMGPGAGALGGKVVAEGTPAQIMQSPDSLTGQYLVGLRQIELPKERRKPKRGRALKVKGARENNLKDIDVELPLGLFTCVTGVSGGGKSTFLIETLYRAVARKLNNARELPGDYDEILGLEHLDKVIDIDQSPIGRTPRSNPATYTGAFTPIREWFAELPEAKTRGYKPGRFSFNVKGGRCEACQGDGVIKIEMHFLPDIYVTCDVCKGKRYDRETLEIKFKGKSIADVLDMTVDEAAELFKAVPSVRDKLLTLARVGLGYIHVGQQATTLSGGEAQRIKLSKELSKRATGRTLYILDEPTTGLHFHDVAKLLEVLHELVDQGNTVIVIEHNLEVIKTADHIIDLGPEGGDGGGHVVATGTPEEVAAVKDSYTGQYLKELLGRRGASGSSAAKTPAKKAASGKRSPRKKAEAAE, from the coding sequence ATGACGGCAAAATCCATCTCCATTCGCGGCGCCCGGGAACACAATCTCGAGAACGTGTCCCTCGACCTGCCGCGCGAAAAACTCGTAGTCATCACGGGCCTCTCCGGCTCCGGCAAGTCTTCGCTCGCCTTCGACACGATCTATGCCGAGGGGCAGCGGCGCTACGTGGAGAGCCTGTCGGCTTACGCGCGCCAGTTCCTGGACATGATGCAGAAGCCGGACGTGGACCATATCGAGGGTCTGTCGCCGGCGATCTCCATCGAGCAGAAGACGACCTCCAAGAACCCGCGCTCGACCGTGGGCACGGTGACGGAGATCTACGACTATATGCGCCTGCTCTGGGCGCGGGTCGGCATCCCCTATTCGCCCGCCACGGGTCTGCCCATCGAGAGCCAGACCGTGAGCCAGATGGTCGACCGGGTGCTGGCGCTGCCCGAAGGCACGCGGCTCTATCTGCTGGCGCCGATCGCGCGCGGCCGCAAGGGCGAGTACCGCAAAGAACTGGCCGAGCTGCAGAAGAAAGGCTTCCAGCGGGTCAAGATCGACAACGCGTTCCACGAGATTTCCGAGGCGCCGAAGCTCGACAAGAAGCTGAAGCACGACATCGACGTGGTGGTGGACCGGGTCGTGGTACGGTCCGATATGTCTGCACGGCTCGCGGACTCGCTCGAGACCGCGCTGTCGCTTTCCGACGGCATCGCCATTGCCGAGTTCGCCGACGAGCGCGGGCCTGGCGAGGACAAGCGCATCATCTTCTCGGCGAAGTTCGCCTGCCCCGTCTCGGGCTTCACCATCGAGGAGATCGAACCGCGCCTCTTCTCGTTCAACAACCCTTACGGCGCCTGTCCCGAATGCGACGGGCTTGGTACGGAGTTGTTCTTCGAGCCGGACCTCGTCGTGCCGGACGATTCCCTGTCGCTGAACCGCGGCGCCATCGCGCCCTGGACGCGCACGTCCGCCACCTCGCCCTATTACCAGCAGACGCTGGAGGCCGTCGCCAAGCACTACAAGCAGCCCATGACGAAGCCGTGGAAGGACCTCCCCGAAGACTTCCGCGAGATCGTGCTCTACGGCTCCATCGACGAGGTCGCGTTCACCTATGACGACGGCGTGCGCCGCTACACGACCGAGAAGCCCTTCGAAGGGGTGATCACCAATATCGAGCGGCGCTGGCGCGAGACCGAATCCAACTGGGTGCGCGAGGAGCTGGAGCGCTATCAGTCCGACCAGCCATGCGAGGCCTGTCTCGGCTACCGCCTGAAGCCGCAGGCGCTCGCGGTGAAGATCGCCGGGCTCCATATCGGCGAAGTGTCGGATTTCTCCATCCGCGAAGCCAAGGAATGGTTCGACGCCCTGCCCGGCGAACTGACCGATAAGCAAAACGAAATCGCCGAACGCATCCTGAAAGAGATCCGCGAGCGGCTGAAATTCCTCGACGACGTCGGTCTCGAATATCTGACTCTCGCCCGCGCCTCCGGCACGCTCTCCGGCGGCGAGAGCCAGCGCATCCGCCTCGCCAGCCAAATCGGCTCCGGCCTCACGGGCGTCCTCTACGTGCTGGACGAGCCGTCCATTGGCCTCCACCAGCGCGACAATGCCCGCCTGCTGGACACGCTGAAGCACCTGCGCGATCTCGGCAACTCGGTGATCGTGGTCGAGCATGACGAGGACGCGATCCTCGAAAGCGATCACGTGGTGGACATGGGTCCCGGCGCCGGCGCGCTCGGCGGCAAGGTCGTGGCCGAAGGGACCCCTGCGCAGATCATGCAGTCCCCGGACAGTCTCACGGGACAGTATCTCGTGGGGCTGAGGCAGATCGAACTGCCCAAGGAGCGCCGCAAGCCGAAGCGTGGCCGCGCCCTTAAAGTCAAGGGCGCGCGCGAGAACAATCTGAAAGACATCGACGTGGAGCTGCCGCTCGGCCTCTTCACCTGCGTGACGGGCGTCTCGGGCGGCGGCAAATCCACCTTCCTCATCGAGACGCTCTACCGCGCGGTGGCCCGCAAGCTGAACAACGCGCGCGAGCTCCCCGGCGACTACGACGAGATCTTGGGGCTCGAACATCTCGACAAGGTCATCGACATCGACCAGAGCCCGATCGGCCGCACGCCGCGCTCCAACCCGGCCACCTATACGGGCGCCTTCACGCCCATCCGCGAATGGTTCGCCGAGCTGCCCGAGGCGAAGACGCGCGGCTACAAGCCGGGCCGCTTCTCGTTCAACGTGAAAGGCGGGCGCTGCGAAGCCTGCCAGGGCGACGGCGTCATCAAGATCGAGATGCACTTTTTGCCGGATATCTACGTCACCTGCGACGTGTGCAAGGGCAAGCGCTACGACCGCGAGACGCTGGAGATCAAGTTTAAGGGCAAGTCCATCGCCGACGTGCTGGACATGACCGTGGACGAGGCGGCGGAGCTGTTCAAGGCGGTGCCGTCCGTGCGCGACAAGCTCCTCACCCTCGCCCGGGTCGGCCTCGGCTATATCCATGTGGGCCAGCAGGCGACGACGCTGTCCGGCGGCGAGGCCCAGCGCATCAAGCTCTCCAAGGAGCTGTCCAAGCGCGCGACGGGACGTACACTGTATATTCTCGACGAGCCCACCACGGGCCTGCACTTCCACGACGTGGCGAAGCTGCTCGAGGTGCTGCACGAGCTGGTCGACCAAGGCAACACCGTGATCGTTATCGAGCACAATCTCGAAGTGATCAAGACGGCCGACCACATCATCGATCTCGGCCCCGAAGGCGGCGACGGCGGCGGACACGTAGTCGCCACCGGCACGCCCGAAGAAGTGGCGGCCGTCAAGGACAGCTACACGGGACAGTATCTCAAGGAGCTGTTGGGCCGACGCGGAGCCTCGGGCTCCAGCGCGGCGAAGACGCCCGCCAAAAAAGCCGCTAGCGGGAAACGCAGCCCACGGAAGAAGGCCGAAGCTGCGGAGTAG
- a CDS encoding AAA family ATPase, with translation MTQDEALELLKTGASVFLTGRPGSGKTHTVNRYLEDLAEAGIPYAYTASTGIAATHGHGVTIHAWSGVGVKSALSRRDLDTIAGNRRLAGRIEKTKVLVIDEVSMLPARTLTLADTVCRHVRATNAPFGGLQVVLVGDFFQLPPVVRRQSDDGMLQFGGDEDEADASFAHGSAAWRDLDPTVCYLSEQHRQEDRPFLDILDAIRANACTDVHRERLAARIVAHDTLPPTRTRLFTHNAAVDDINRQQLAKLEGEPHIFPMTGKGAQFAIDALKRGCLSPETLALKLGAVVMFTKNDPAGRYVNGTLGLVEDFDAETGNPVVRTKAGKRIVTEPVTWKIEEGGSERASITQHPLRLAWAITVHKSQGMSLDAAVIDLSKAFEFGQGYVALSRLRSLKGLQLLGLNERALQVHPQAIEKDAEFRSASEDALQAMERLGPKELDLRQQAFMEAHAGSAADAAGKSYDVATLRQTHGKAYAPWTEAEEQELRRLHHVGESPTAIAEILGRKPGAIRSRLKKLALLS, from the coding sequence ATGACGCAAGACGAGGCCCTGGAGCTGCTCAAGACCGGCGCCAGCGTCTTCCTCACGGGCCGGCCGGGCAGCGGCAAGACCCACACGGTGAACCGCTACCTGGAGGACCTGGCCGAGGCGGGCATCCCCTATGCCTACACAGCCTCGACGGGAATCGCCGCCACGCACGGCCATGGGGTCACCATCCATGCCTGGAGCGGCGTCGGCGTCAAAAGCGCCCTCTCCCGGCGCGACTTGGACACTATCGCCGGCAACCGCCGCCTCGCCGGACGCATCGAAAAGACCAAAGTCCTCGTCATCGATGAAGTGTCCATGCTGCCCGCCCGGACCTTGACCTTGGCGGACACGGTCTGCCGCCATGTGCGGGCGACGAACGCCCCGTTCGGCGGCCTTCAGGTCGTGCTGGTCGGCGATTTCTTTCAGCTGCCGCCGGTCGTGCGCCGGCAGTCCGACGACGGCATGCTGCAATTCGGCGGCGACGAAGACGAGGCAGACGCGAGTTTTGCCCACGGCTCCGCCGCTTGGCGCGATCTCGATCCCACCGTCTGCTATCTGTCCGAACAGCATCGCCAGGAAGATCGCCCCTTCCTCGATATTCTCGATGCGATCCGTGCCAACGCCTGCACCGATGTTCACCGCGAGCGTCTCGCCGCGCGCATCGTCGCACACGATACGCTGCCGCCCACGCGGACGCGGCTCTTCACGCACAACGCCGCCGTGGACGACATCAACCGGCAGCAGCTCGCGAAGCTCGAGGGTGAACCGCATATCTTCCCCATGACTGGCAAAGGCGCTCAATTCGCCATCGACGCCCTCAAGCGGGGGTGCCTGTCGCCGGAGACGCTGGCCCTGAAACTGGGGGCCGTTGTGATGTTCACCAAGAACGATCCGGCCGGACGCTACGTCAACGGCACGCTGGGGCTGGTCGAGGACTTCGACGCCGAAACCGGCAACCCGGTCGTGCGCACCAAAGCCGGCAAGCGCATCGTCACCGAGCCCGTCACCTGGAAGATCGAGGAAGGCGGCTCGGAACGGGCCAGCATCACCCAGCACCCCTTGCGGCTGGCATGGGCCATCACCGTCCACAAGAGCCAGGGCATGTCGCTGGATGCCGCCGTGATCGATCTGTCAAAGGCCTTCGAGTTCGGACAGGGCTATGTCGCCCTCTCCCGCCTGCGCAGCCTCAAAGGGCTGCAGCTGCTGGGGCTCAACGAGCGCGCGCTGCAGGTCCACCCGCAGGCCATCGAGAAGGACGCCGAGTTCCGCAGTGCGTCGGAGGACGCGCTTCAAGCCATGGAGCGTCTGGGGCCGAAAGAGCTCGATCTGCGGCAGCAGGCCTTCATGGAAGCGCATGCGGGGAGCGCGGCCGATGCGGCCGGGAAGAGCTACGACGTCGCCACCCTGCGCCAAACCCACGGCAAGGCCTATGCCCCCTGGACCGAGGCGGAGGAGCAGGAACTGCGCCGCCTGCACCATGTGGGCGAAAGCCCGACCGCAATTGCCGAAATCCTGGGGCGGAAACCGGGCGCGATCCGCTCGCGCCTGAAGAAGCTGGCGCTGCTGTCCTGA
- a CDS encoding DUF2585 domain-containing protein: protein MTRTQYVIAAGLIVATALVLYAMGHPWICKCGTVKLWHFQVVSSENSQHIFDWYTPSHIIHGFLFYFLFWLIAPRASLGTRLLLAIGVEATWEVVENTDYVIDRYREATVALDYYGDSVLNSVSDILFMVLGFVLAARLPVWLTVTIAIGFEVFTGIMIRDGLALNVLMLLWPSETVLRWQNSR from the coding sequence ATGACCCGCACCCAGTATGTCATTGCCGCCGGTCTGATCGTGGCGACCGCACTCGTGCTTTACGCCATGGGCCATCCATGGATCTGCAAATGCGGCACCGTGAAGCTCTGGCACTTCCAGGTGGTGAGCTCGGAGAACTCCCAGCACATCTTCGACTGGTATACGCCTTCGCACATCATCCACGGCTTCCTGTTCTACTTCCTGTTCTGGCTGATCGCGCCGCGGGCCTCGTTGGGCACGCGGCTGCTTCTCGCCATCGGCGTGGAAGCCACGTGGGAGGTCGTGGAGAACACGGACTACGTCATCGATCGCTATCGCGAGGCCACGGTGGCGCTCGACTATTACGGCGACAGCGTCCTCAACTCGGTGAGCGACATCCTGTTCATGGTCTTGGGCTTTGTGCTCGCAGCCCGGCTGCCGGTGTGGCTCACCGTGACCATCGCCATCGGCTTCGAGGTCTTCACCGGGATCATGATCCGCGACGGCCTCGCTCTCAACGTGCTGATGCTGTTGTGGCCGAGCGAGACGGTGCTGCGATGGCAGAATAGCCGGTGA
- a CDS encoding MAPEG family protein, whose translation MQRQVRQGQTSTRRKGKRRDPRVKYFGFTAMQWPFIATLVGNWLFSAAVFAAGKTFWDWTPEAWGIADRLALVIKDAVVAILPGVLGICIVAAQRLDPSMFVGSTPKPNSPVEINTKFILNTFEQFTAYFIANAGLAMYCPIEEARTLPILTGLFVLGRILFWVGYHKNPYLRAFGFGVTFYPTVIAYVWLILIMVFGIRVPL comes from the coding sequence ATGCAGCGGCAGGTCCGCCAGGGACAGACATCCACGCGCCGTAAGGGCAAGCGGCGCGACCCACGGGTCAAGTATTTCGGCTTCACCGCCATGCAGTGGCCCTTCATCGCCACGCTGGTTGGTAACTGGCTGTTTTCAGCGGCCGTCTTTGCGGCCGGCAAGACGTTTTGGGATTGGACGCCCGAAGCATGGGGCATCGCCGACCGGCTCGCCCTTGTCATCAAGGACGCCGTGGTAGCGATCCTTCCCGGCGTCCTTGGTATTTGCATCGTTGCGGCGCAGCGGCTCGACCCCTCCATGTTCGTCGGCTCGACGCCGAAGCCGAACTCGCCGGTCGAGATCAACACGAAATTCATCCTCAACACGTTTGAGCAGTTCACGGCCTACTTCATCGCCAACGCCGGGCTGGCGATGTACTGCCCCATCGAGGAGGCGCGCACGCTGCCGATCTTGACGGGCTTGTTCGTGCTCGGCCGCATACTGTTCTGGGTCGGCTACCACAAGAACCCGTACCTCCGGGCCTTCGGCTTTGGCGTGACGTTCTACCCGACCGTCATCGCCTATGTCTGGCTCATCCTGATCATGGTGTTCGGGATCCGGGTTCCGCTCTAG
- a CDS encoding single-stranded DNA-binding protein, which produces MAGSVNKVILIGNLGADPEVRHTQDGRPIVNLRLATTESWRDKNSGERREKTEWHRVVIFSEGLARVAEQYLRKGSKVYVEGSLQTRKWEDQSGQERYTTEVVLQGFNSTLTMLDGRQQGGGMSEGEGGGGGGDFGRTKPLSGGGSFNKELDDEIPF; this is translated from the coding sequence ATGGCCGGATCGGTCAACAAAGTCATTCTCATCGGAAACCTCGGTGCCGACCCCGAAGTGCGCCACACTCAGGACGGCCGTCCCATCGTCAATCTGCGCCTGGCGACGACCGAGAGCTGGCGCGACAAGAACTCGGGCGAGCGCCGCGAGAAAACCGAGTGGCACCGGGTGGTGATCTTCTCCGAAGGGCTTGCGCGGGTCGCCGAGCAATATCTGCGCAAAGGCTCGAAAGTGTATGTCGAGGGATCGTTGCAGACCCGCAAATGGGAAGATCAGTCCGGCCAGGAACGCTACACCACCGAGGTCGTTCTGCAGGGCTTCAATTCGACGCTCACCATGCTGGACGGACGCCAGCAGGGTGGGGGCATGAGCGAAGGCGAAGGCGGCGGCGGTGGCGGCGATTTCGGCCGCACCAAGCCTCTCAGTGGCGGCGGCTCGTTCAACAAGGAACTGGACGACGAGATCCCGTTCTAG
- a CDS encoding bacterioferritin produces the protein MSNETTMKNLQKALSMEVSAMHQYQLHAHTLDDWGLDKLAAQMREEMTEELGHSNEYMDRIIFLNGEPELTFYKKPVKAKSLEEMFKADLADEEEAIAFYTEAAMQAGEQSDVGTRTLFEKIVLEEEGHKSWLELQLSLLDRLGEETFSSKYVSGVESSGDA, from the coding sequence ATGAGCAACGAAACGACCATGAAGAACCTGCAGAAGGCGCTGTCGATGGAAGTGTCGGCGATGCACCAGTACCAGCTTCACGCCCATACGCTGGACGACTGGGGACTGGACAAGCTGGCGGCGCAGATGCGCGAGGAGATGACGGAAGAGCTGGGTCACTCCAACGAATACATGGACCGCATCATCTTCCTGAACGGCGAGCCGGAACTCACGTTCTACAAGAAGCCGGTCAAGGCGAAATCCCTGGAGGAGATGTTCAAAGCCGATCTCGCCGACGAAGAAGAGGCGATCGCGTTCTACACCGAGGCCGCCATGCAGGCCGGCGAACAGTCCGATGTCGGCACGAGGACGCTGTTCGAAAAAATCGTCCTGGAAGAGGAAGGCCACAAGAGCTGGCTCGAGCTGCAATTGAGCCTGCTGGATCGTCTGGGCGAGGAAACGTTCAGCTCCAAATACGTCTCCGGCGTCGAGTCGTCCGGCGACGCCTAA
- the gyrA gene encoding DNA gyrase subunit A — translation MADEEDEGVEGPSSSDIRPISLIDEMKRSYLDYAMSVIVSRALPDARDGLKPVHRRILYSMRENNYTPDRPYNKCARVTGDTMGKYHPHGNQAIYDALVRLAQDFSMRLPLLDGQGNFGSIDGDPPAAERYTEVRLAKPAMALLDDLENDTVDFQPNYDGRESEPVVLPAKFPNLLVNGAGGIAVGMATNIPPHNLGEVCDACIAYLDNPAIEIDELIDIIPGPDFPTGGLILGRQGIRSAYHKGRGSVIMRGRVHVEEVRKDREALIVSEIPYQVNKASMVEKIAELVRDKKIEGISDIRDESDRQGMRVVIELKREAMADVVRNQLYRFSPLQSTFGCNMVALNGGRPEVLNLKDLIRAFTDFREEVVGRRIKHLLKKARDRAHVLVGLAIAVANIDEVIAVIRKAPDPSSARAQLMERDWPAKDVAPLVELIADPRHKVSAQGTYKLSEEQAKAILDLRLQRLTALGRDEIGDELKGLGTQIAEYLEILRSRSRIVDIVKSELNELKEQFGTPRRTEITEMMGEVEDEDLIQREDMVVTVSHKGYIKRVPLTAYRAQRRGGKGRAGMATRDEDFVSRLFVANTHTPVLFFSSRGMVYKMKVWRLPAAAPQARGKALINLLPLGKDEIITTILPLPEDEASWEKLDVMFATNDGGVRRNKLSDFIEVRQNGKIAMKLEEGDRIVGVEVCNERQDVLLTSADGQAIRFPVSDVRVFKGRQSSGVRGINLGKGDEVISMAILTHVDADAAERAAYVRQANMVRRGGEQEPDIEQETEGAEPVAISPERYAELSAHEQMVLTISENGYGKRSSAYEYRVSGRGGKGIIGMIVNERNGKLVASFPADDSDQLMLVTDRGQLIRVPVDGISVVGRSTQGVIVFDTAADERVVSVEHIPDEAGNGDENGDGDADVAPEPDGGETG, via the coding sequence TTGGCTGACGAAGAAGACGAAGGCGTCGAGGGACCATCCTCCTCCGATATCCGGCCGATTTCGCTCATCGATGAGATGAAGCGCTCCTATCTCGATTACGCCATGAGCGTGATTGTGTCGCGTGCGCTGCCCGATGCGCGTGACGGCCTGAAGCCCGTGCACCGCCGCATCCTGTATTCGATGCGCGAGAACAACTACACGCCGGACCGGCCGTACAACAAATGCGCGCGCGTCACCGGCGACACGATGGGTAAGTACCACCCGCACGGCAACCAAGCGATCTACGACGCGCTGGTGCGGCTTGCGCAGGACTTCTCAATGCGGCTGCCGCTGCTCGACGGGCAGGGGAATTTCGGCTCCATCGACGGCGATCCTCCGGCGGCGGAGCGTTATACCGAGGTGCGGCTGGCCAAGCCCGCCATGGCGCTGCTCGACGACCTGGAAAACGACACGGTCGACTTCCAGCCCAACTACGACGGGCGCGAGAGCGAGCCGGTCGTTCTGCCGGCCAAGTTCCCGAATCTGCTCGTCAACGGTGCCGGCGGCATCGCCGTCGGCATGGCCACCAATATCCCGCCGCACAATCTCGGCGAGGTTTGCGACGCCTGTATCGCCTATTTGGACAATCCGGCCATCGAGATCGACGAACTGATCGACATTATTCCGGGTCCGGACTTTCCGACCGGCGGGCTCATCCTCGGGCGCCAAGGCATACGCTCGGCCTATCACAAGGGCCGCGGCTCCGTGATCATGCGCGGACGCGTGCACGTGGAGGAAGTCCGGAAGGACCGCGAAGCGCTCATCGTCAGCGAGATTCCCTATCAGGTGAACAAGGCGTCGATGGTCGAGAAGATCGCCGAGCTCGTCCGCGACAAGAAGATCGAGGGCATATCCGACATTCGCGACGAGAGCGACCGTCAAGGCATGCGGGTCGTCATCGAGCTGAAGCGCGAGGCCATGGCCGACGTGGTGCGCAATCAGTTGTACCGCTTCTCGCCGCTCCAGAGCACGTTCGGCTGCAACATGGTGGCGCTGAACGGCGGCCGCCCCGAGGTGCTCAATCTCAAGGACTTGATCCGGGCTTTCACCGACTTCCGCGAGGAGGTCGTCGGCCGGCGCATCAAACACCTGCTCAAGAAGGCCCGCGACCGCGCCCACGTCCTCGTCGGCCTGGCCATCGCCGTGGCCAATATCGACGAGGTCATCGCGGTGATCCGGAAGGCGCCGGATCCTTCCTCGGCGCGCGCGCAGTTGATGGAGCGGGATTGGCCGGCCAAGGACGTCGCCCCGCTCGTGGAGCTGATCGCCGATCCTCGCCACAAGGTCTCGGCGCAAGGCACCTACAAGCTGTCCGAAGAGCAGGCGAAGGCCATTCTCGATCTTCGGCTGCAGCGGCTCACGGCGCTCGGGCGCGACGAGATCGGCGACGAGCTGAAAGGGCTCGGCACGCAGATCGCCGAGTATCTGGAGATCCTGCGGTCGCGCTCCCGCATCGTCGATATCGTCAAGAGCGAACTGAACGAGCTCAAGGAGCAGTTCGGCACGCCGCGTCGCACCGAGATTACGGAGATGATGGGCGAGGTCGAGGACGAGGACCTCATTCAGCGCGAGGACATGGTCGTGACCGTGTCCCACAAGGGCTACATCAAGCGCGTCCCGCTCACCGCCTACCGCGCGCAGCGCCGGGGCGGCAAGGGGCGCGCCGGCATGGCGACGCGCGACGAGGATTTCGTCAGCCGTCTGTTCGTCGCCAACACGCACACGCCCGTCCTGTTCTTCTCCTCGCGCGGCATGGTCTACAAGATGAAGGTCTGGCGTTTGCCGGCAGCGGCGCCTCAGGCGCGCGGCAAGGCCCTCATCAATCTGCTGCCGCTGGGCAAGGACGAGATCATCACCACGATCCTGCCGCTTCCCGAAGACGAAGCGTCCTGGGAAAAGCTCGACGTGATGTTCGCCACGAACGACGGCGGGGTCCGCCGCAACAAGCTCTCCGATTTCATCGAGGTCCGCCAGAACGGCAAGATCGCCATGAAGCTGGAGGAGGGCGACCGCATCGTCGGCGTCGAGGTCTGCAACGAGCGGCAGGACGTGCTGCTCACGTCGGCCGACGGCCAAGCCATTCGCTTCCCCGTGAGCGATGTCCGCGTGTTCAAGGGCCGGCAATCGTCCGGTGTCCGGGGCATCAATCTCGGCAAGGGCGACGAAGTCATCTCCATGGCCATCCTGACCCATGTGGACGCCGACGCGGCCGAGCGCGCCGCCTATGTCCGCCAGGCCAACATGGTGCGCCGAGGCGGCGAGCAGGAGCCGGATATCGAGCAGGAGACCGAAGGCGCCGAGCCCGTGGCGATCAGCCCCGAGCGCTACGCCGAGCTCAGCGCCCACGAGCAGATGGTGCTGACGATCTCCGAGAACGGCTACGGCAAGCGGTCCAGCGCGTACGAGTACCGGGTGTCGGGCCGTGGCGGTAAGGGCATCATCGGCATGATCGTGAACGAGCGGAACGGCAAGCTCGTCGCGTCGTTCCCGGCCGATGACAGCGACCAGCTGATGCTCGTGACCGATCGCGGCCAGCTGATCCGCGTTCCCGTGGACGGCATTTCGGTTGTCGGACGGTCGACCCAAGGCGTCATCGTCTTCGATACGGCCGCGGACGAGCGTGTCGTCTCCGTCGAGCATATTCCGGACGAAGCCGGCAACGGCGACGAGAACGGCGATGGCGATGCTGACGTGGCGCCCGAGCCGGACGGCGGGGAGACCGGCTAA
- a CDS encoding Crp/Fnr family transcriptional regulator, translated as MAAPLSPADAGPSADWQATLPAELAEHGTLVQTRPGQALPLTLGGEETVFVVRMATLLFRLTVADNLRQGITLLYPGDVFRSAFAPPGPGADLVALTAGEVLRYRYDAFARLLEANADARAYFDMAVARQSARQAIHLAAVGQLDSTQRLVAFLIELATQIGVPASEGRVVFELPLSRSEVAEYLGLNADTLSRIMSRLRSEGLLSQPDRHTVFVRDLPALAALSPASASLMSAPRMNTNGPRS; from the coding sequence ATGGCCGCCCCTCTCTCGCCGGCAGACGCCGGGCCCAGCGCGGACTGGCAGGCGACGCTGCCGGCCGAGCTTGCCGAGCACGGCACACTCGTCCAGACGAGGCCCGGACAAGCACTCCCGCTTACGCTCGGCGGCGAGGAAACCGTTTTCGTCGTCCGTATGGCGACTTTGCTGTTCCGGTTAACCGTTGCGGACAATCTTCGTCAGGGGATCACCCTACTCTATCCCGGCGACGTGTTCCGCTCGGCTTTCGCCCCGCCGGGACCGGGAGCCGATCTGGTCGCGCTGACCGCCGGAGAGGTGCTGCGGTACCGCTATGACGCCTTCGCGAGGCTGTTGGAGGCGAATGCAGATGCGCGCGCTTATTTCGACATGGCCGTCGCCCGCCAATCGGCACGCCAGGCCATTCATCTCGCGGCAGTGGGCCAACTCGACAGCACGCAGCGGCTGGTCGCGTTTCTGATCGAGCTTGCGACCCAAATCGGGGTTCCGGCTTCCGAGGGGCGCGTCGTCTTCGAGCTGCCGCTGAGCCGCAGCGAGGTGGCCGAGTATCTCGGGCTCAATGCCGATACGCTGTCGCGGATCATGTCGCGGCTGCGCAGCGAAGGCCTGTTGTCCCAGCCGGACCGCCATACCGTATTCGTCCGGGACCTGCCGGCTCTCGCCGCCCTGTCACCGGCATCGGCGTCGCTGATGTCCGCACCGCGGATGAATACTAACGGGCCGAGGTCTTAA